From Pseudoxanthomonas sp. YR558, the proteins below share one genomic window:
- the rplI gene encoding 50S ribosomal protein L9, whose protein sequence is MELILLQKVTNLGVLGDKVNVKPGYGRNYLVPQGKAVPATAANVAEFEAKRAEYEAKAKAVHDDAESRAAKLEGASVTITANAATEGKLFGSVGPRDIADAFTAAGLPLEKSEVIMGEGALRNIGEYEIVVKLHADVQTTVKVVVQAEA, encoded by the coding sequence ATGGAACTGATTCTTCTGCAGAAAGTGACCAACCTGGGCGTCCTGGGCGACAAGGTCAACGTGAAGCCGGGCTACGGCCGCAACTACCTGGTGCCGCAGGGCAAGGCCGTGCCGGCCACCGCCGCCAACGTCGCCGAGTTCGAAGCCAAGCGCGCCGAGTACGAAGCCAAGGCCAAGGCCGTGCATGACGACGCCGAAAGCCGTGCCGCCAAGCTGGAAGGCGCGAGCGTCACGATCACCGCCAATGCCGCGACCGAAGGCAAGCTGTTCGGTTCGGTCGGCCCGCGCGACATCGCCGACGCCTTCACCGCCGCCGGCCTGCCGCTCGAGAAAAGCGAGGTCATCATGGGCGAAGGCGCGCTGCGCAACATCGGCGAGTACGAGATCGTCGTGAAGCTGCACGCCGACGTGCAGACGACCGTCAAGGTCGTCGTGCAGGCCGAAGCCTGA
- a CDS encoding FMN-binding negative transcriptional regulator has translation MYTPRAFAEADLAELDGLIARDAFVTLVTVADGLPFVSHLPVLYAREGEQVVVEGHWARPNPQARHAGPALLIVHGPHAYVSPGWYADKEEAARVPTWNYAVAHLHGTLETTDDTARLASIVDRLSQKNEAHVGNDWRFEHERDDHMRQLRGIIGFRFVAERIELKFKLSQNHPVANVEGAADALQRLGGEDNLEIAALMRDRLARRTD, from the coding sequence GTGTACACGCCGCGCGCCTTCGCCGAAGCCGACCTCGCCGAACTCGACGGGCTGATCGCCCGCGATGCCTTCGTCACCCTGGTGACTGTCGCGGACGGATTGCCCTTCGTGAGCCACCTGCCCGTGCTGTATGCGCGGGAGGGCGAACAGGTCGTCGTGGAGGGCCACTGGGCACGACCGAATCCCCAGGCACGCCACGCCGGTCCCGCTTTGCTCATCGTCCACGGTCCCCATGCCTACGTGTCGCCCGGCTGGTATGCGGACAAGGAAGAAGCGGCGCGCGTCCCGACCTGGAACTACGCGGTCGCGCATCTGCATGGCACGCTGGAAACCACCGACGACACCGCGCGTCTGGCGTCGATCGTCGACCGCCTCAGCCAGAAGAACGAAGCGCATGTCGGCAACGACTGGCGCTTCGAACATGAACGCGATGACCACATGCGCCAGTTGCGCGGCATCATCGGCTTCCGCTTCGTCGCCGAACGGATCGAACTGAAGTTCAAGCTCAGCCAGAACCATCCGGTCGCGAATGTCGAAGGCGCGGCGGATGCGCTGCAGCGACTGGGTGGCGAGGACAACCTGGAAATCGCGGCGTTGATGCGCGATCGGCTCGCACGCCGCACCGACTGA
- the asnS gene encoding asparagine--tRNA ligase yields the protein MTVVSVEHALAGKLPAGGEVTVRGWVRTRRDSKAGLSFVNVSDGSCFAPIQVVAPDALSNYESEIKHLTTGCAVVATGTLVASQGQGQSFEIQASSIEVVGWVEDPLTYPMQPKQHSLEYLREFAHLRPRTNLFGAVTRIRNSLAQAVHRFFHENGYFWISTPIITTSDAEGAGQMFRVSTLDLVNLPRDKEGAVDFSRDFFGKETFLTVSGQLNAEAYALAMSKVYTFGPTFRAENSNTTRHLAEFWMIEPEVAFNDLAANAQLAEDFLKYLFRAVLTERADDLAFIAERVEPTALTRLEAFVNSPFERIDYTDAISLLQKSGQKFEFPVEWGLDLQTEHERWLTEQHVGRPVVVTNYPEHFKAFYMRLNDDGKTVAAMDVLAPGIGEIIGGSQREERLDVLDARMAQFGLDPAHYGWYRDFRRYGSVPHAGFGLGFERLVVYVCGLSNIRDAIAYPRAPGNAEF from the coding sequence ATGACGGTGGTAAGCGTCGAACATGCGCTGGCGGGCAAGCTCCCGGCCGGCGGCGAGGTCACGGTGCGCGGCTGGGTGCGCACGCGGCGCGACTCCAAGGCGGGGCTTTCCTTCGTCAACGTCAGCGACGGCTCGTGCTTCGCCCCGATCCAGGTGGTGGCACCCGACGCGCTGTCCAACTATGAATCCGAGATCAAGCACCTGACCACCGGCTGCGCGGTCGTCGCCACCGGCACCCTGGTGGCCTCGCAGGGCCAGGGCCAGAGCTTCGAGATCCAGGCCTCGTCGATCGAGGTGGTGGGCTGGGTGGAAGATCCCCTCACCTACCCTATGCAGCCCAAGCAGCATTCGCTGGAATACCTGCGCGAATTCGCCCACCTGCGCCCGCGCACCAACCTGTTCGGCGCAGTCACCCGCATCCGCAATTCGCTGGCGCAGGCCGTGCACCGGTTCTTCCACGAGAACGGTTACTTCTGGATCAGCACGCCGATCATCACCACCTCCGACGCCGAAGGCGCAGGCCAGATGTTCCGCGTGTCCACGCTAGACCTGGTCAATCTGCCTCGCGACAAGGAAGGTGCCGTTGATTTCTCGCGCGACTTCTTCGGCAAGGAAACCTTCCTGACAGTGTCCGGCCAGCTCAACGCCGAGGCGTACGCGCTGGCCATGAGCAAGGTCTACACCTTCGGCCCCACCTTCCGCGCCGAAAACAGCAACACCACCCGCCACCTTGCCGAATTCTGGATGATCGAGCCGGAAGTCGCGTTCAACGACCTGGCCGCTAACGCGCAGCTGGCCGAGGACTTCCTGAAGTACCTGTTTCGTGCCGTGCTCACCGAGCGCGCCGACGACTTGGCGTTCATCGCCGAGCGCGTCGAGCCGACCGCGCTGACCCGCCTGGAAGCTTTCGTCAACTCGCCGTTCGAGCGCATCGACTACACCGACGCGATCTCGCTGCTGCAGAAGTCGGGGCAGAAGTTCGAGTTCCCGGTCGAATGGGGCCTGGATCTCCAGACCGAACACGAACGTTGGCTGACCGAACAACATGTCGGCCGCCCCGTCGTGGTGACCAACTACCCCGAGCACTTTAAGGCCTTCTATATGCGCCTGAACGACGACGGCAAGACCGTCGCCGCGATGGACGTTTTGGCGCCCGGTATCGGCGAGATCATCGGTGGCAGCCAGCGCGAGGAGCGTCTGGACGTACTGGATGCACGCATGGCCCAGTTCGGCCTGGATCCGGCGCATTACGGCTGGTACCGCGACTTCCGCCGCTATGGCTCGGTGCCGCACGCCGGCTTCGGCCTGGGCTTCGAGCGCCTGGTGGTCTACGTGTGCGGATTGAGCAACATCCGCGACGCCATCGCCTACCCGCGCGCGCCCGGTAACGCGGAGTTCTGA
- a CDS encoding replicative DNA helicase: protein MSARTGFRQDPHDSRIEQLRVPPHSTEAEQAVLGGLMLAPEAYDRINDKLTANDFYRRDHQLIYRAIAELAERSRPFDAVTLGEWFESQGQMDLVAGGAYLVELASTTPSAANITAYAEIVRDKAVMRQLIEVGTDIVNDAFQPEGKESDEMLAIAEQKVFAIAEQGARGRTDFVAMNDALKDAFEVLRIRSESGGTVTGLPTGYNEFDMMTAGLQPTDLVILAARPAMGKTTFALNIAEYAAIKSKKAVAVFSMEMSAGQLAMRLISSVGRINATRLRTGSLEDEDWSRVTSAIRILKDQAKVFIDDTPGLSPDVLRSKARRLKREHDLGLIVIDYLQLMSVPGNSENRATEISEISRSLKGLAKELNVPVLALSQLNRSLETRTDKRPVMADLRESGAIEQDADMIVFIYRDDYYNKETSPDKGLAEIIIGKQRSGPTGSCKLRFFGEYTRFDNLAHDSVGSFE from the coding sequence ATGTCCGCACGCACCGGTTTCCGCCAGGATCCCCACGATTCGCGCATCGAACAGCTCCGCGTGCCGCCACACTCCACCGAGGCGGAGCAGGCGGTGCTGGGCGGCCTCATGCTGGCGCCGGAAGCCTATGACCGCATCAACGACAAGCTCACCGCCAACGATTTCTACCGTCGCGACCATCAGCTGATCTACCGCGCGATCGCGGAACTGGCCGAGCGTAGCCGGCCGTTCGACGCCGTGACCCTGGGCGAATGGTTCGAGTCCCAGGGCCAGATGGACCTGGTGGCCGGTGGTGCCTATCTGGTCGAACTGGCCAGCACCACGCCCTCCGCCGCCAACATCACCGCCTATGCCGAGATCGTCCGCGACAAGGCGGTGATGCGCCAGCTGATCGAGGTGGGCACCGACATCGTCAACGACGCGTTCCAGCCCGAGGGCAAGGAAAGCGACGAGATGCTGGCGATCGCTGAGCAGAAGGTCTTCGCCATCGCCGAGCAGGGCGCCCGCGGGCGCACCGACTTCGTGGCGATGAACGATGCACTGAAGGACGCCTTCGAGGTCCTGCGCATTCGTTCGGAAAGCGGCGGTACCGTGACCGGCCTGCCGACGGGCTACAACGAATTCGACATGATGACCGCTGGCCTGCAGCCCACCGACCTGGTGATCTTGGCCGCGCGTCCTGCCATGGGCAAGACCACGTTCGCGCTGAACATCGCCGAGTACGCGGCGATCAAGTCGAAGAAGGCCGTGGCCGTGTTCTCGATGGAAATGTCGGCCGGCCAGCTGGCCATGCGCCTGATTTCATCGGTCGGGCGCATCAATGCGACCCGCCTGCGCACGGGCTCGTTGGAAGACGAGGACTGGAGCCGCGTCACCAGCGCCATCCGCATCCTCAAGGACCAAGCGAAGGTCTTCATCGACGATACGCCGGGCCTGTCGCCGGATGTGCTGCGCTCGAAGGCGCGCCGTCTGAAGCGCGAGCACGACCTGGGTCTGATCGTCATCGACTACCTGCAGCTGATGTCGGTGCCCGGCAACAGCGAGAATCGCGCCACCGAGATCTCCGAGATCTCGCGTTCGCTGAAGGGCCTGGCGAAAGAGCTGAACGTGCCGGTGCTTGCGCTGTCGCAGCTCAATCGCTCGCTGGAAACGCGCACCGACAAACGTCCCGTGATGGCCGACCTGCGCGAATCGGGCGCCATCGAGCAGGACGCCGACATGATCGTCTTCATCTACCGCGACGACTACTACAACAAGGAAACCTCGCCAGACAAAGGCCTGGCCGAGATCATCATCGGCAAGCAGCGTTCGGGTCCGACGGGTTCGTGCAAGCTGCGGTTCTTCGGCGAATACACGCGTTTCGACAACCTGGCCCACGACTCGGTGGGCAGCTTCGAGTGA
- a CDS encoding aldehyde dehydrogenase yields the protein MERYSHFIDGEPRAGGAWRPVFEPASAEVYAEVADGTESDVLQAIDAAETAFPGWAALPPSVRARWLERLADALEARLDAFAAAESRDAGKPLALARDIEIPRAIANLRFFAHAATQFASESHHGEAGLNYTLRMPLGVVAAISPWNLPLYLFTWKIAPALAAGNTVVAKPSEITPATATMLGELAAEIGFPRGVLNIVHGTGPAVGERLVVHPAVKAVSFTGSTAVGRRIAGLAGPLLKKVSLELGGKNATLVFANSDWRAHLDTLLRSAFQNAGQICLCGSRLLVQQAIYEEFREALIDRARALQAGPLDDPATRLGAMVSQAHFDKVLGCIARARVEGGRLLTGGHALDRPGWFIAPTIIEGLGPEAVTNREEIFGPVVTLQPFEDESHALALANAGDYGLAVTVWTRDLDRAHRLAAQLRAGIVWINTWMTRDLRTPFGGTGASGLGREGGLEAMRFFTEPKNVCVALR from the coding sequence ATGGAACGCTACAGCCACTTCATCGATGGCGAACCTCGCGCCGGTGGCGCCTGGCGTCCCGTCTTCGAGCCGGCTTCTGCCGAGGTCTATGCTGAGGTGGCCGATGGCACCGAAAGCGATGTACTGCAAGCTATAGATGCCGCAGAAACCGCCTTCCCGGGATGGGCTGCCCTTCCACCCAGCGTTCGTGCGCGTTGGCTGGAGCGCCTGGCCGATGCCCTGGAAGCGCGCTTGGACGCCTTCGCCGCCGCGGAGTCGCGGGATGCCGGCAAGCCACTGGCGCTGGCGCGCGACATCGAGATCCCCCGCGCGATCGCTAACCTGCGCTTCTTCGCGCATGCTGCGACCCAATTCGCCAGCGAGTCGCACCACGGCGAAGCCGGCCTCAACTACACCCTGCGCATGCCGTTGGGCGTGGTGGCCGCGATATCGCCGTGGAACCTGCCGCTCTACCTCTTCACCTGGAAGATCGCGCCCGCGCTGGCTGCCGGCAACACCGTCGTCGCGAAACCGTCGGAGATCACGCCCGCCACTGCGACGATGCTGGGCGAACTCGCCGCAGAGATCGGCTTCCCGCGCGGCGTGCTGAACATCGTGCACGGAACCGGGCCCGCCGTCGGCGAGCGCTTGGTCGTGCATCCGGCGGTCAAGGCCGTGTCGTTCACGGGCAGTACGGCGGTGGGCCGGCGCATCGCCGGGCTCGCCGGACCGCTATTGAAGAAGGTCTCGTTGGAGCTCGGCGGCAAGAACGCCACGCTGGTCTTCGCCAACAGCGACTGGCGCGCGCACCTGGACACCCTGCTCCGCTCGGCGTTCCAGAATGCGGGCCAGATTTGTTTGTGCGGATCCCGCCTGCTCGTGCAGCAGGCGATCTACGAGGAGTTCCGCGAAGCGCTGATCGACCGTGCGCGGGCGCTGCAGGCCGGACCGCTGGACGATCCCGCCACGCGGCTCGGCGCCATGGTGTCGCAGGCCCACTTCGACAAGGTGCTGGGCTGCATCGCCCGTGCACGCGTCGAAGGCGGGCGCCTGCTCACCGGCGGGCACGCGCTGGACCGGCCCGGCTGGTTCATCGCGCCGACGATCATCGAAGGGCTGGGACCCGAAGCGGTCACCAACCGCGAGGAAATCTTCGGGCCCGTGGTGACGTTGCAGCCCTTCGAAGACGAATCCCATGCCTTGGCCCTGGCCAATGCCGGCGACTACGGGCTGGCCGTCACCGTCTGGACACGCGACCTCGATCGCGCCCACCGTCTGGCTGCGCAGCTGCGCGCCGGCATCGTCTGGATCAACACCTGGATGACCCGCGACCTGCGCACGCCGTTCGGCGGCACCGGCGCGTCCGGCCTGGGCCGCGAAGGCGGCCTGGAGGCCATGCGTTTCTTCACCGAACCCAAGAACGTCTGCGTGGCGTTGCGCTGA
- a CDS encoding RidA family protein — MSEVVQAGDAPKPVGRYPHARRVGDLLFLSGIGPRDPATNAIPAGIQAQSRAVFANVRTVLEASGARWEDLVDVTVYLTDMAGDFPGYNQVWADYFPDAAAAPCRTTLGITALPTPISIELKCIAHLPERR; from the coding sequence ATGAGTGAGGTCGTCCAGGCGGGCGATGCACCGAAGCCGGTCGGCCGCTACCCGCATGCGCGCCGTGTCGGCGATCTTTTGTTCCTGTCCGGGATCGGTCCGCGCGACCCGGCGACGAATGCCATTCCCGCCGGCATCCAGGCGCAGAGCCGTGCGGTGTTTGCCAACGTGCGTACTGTGTTGGAGGCCAGCGGCGCCCGCTGGGAGGACCTCGTGGACGTCACGGTCTACCTGACCGACATGGCCGGCGATTTCCCTGGCTACAACCAGGTCTGGGCCGACTATTTTCCCGATGCCGCCGCCGCACCCTGCCGCACCACGCTCGGCATCACCGCCCTGCCCACGCCGATTTCCATCGAATTGAAGTGCATCGCGCACCTGCCGGAGCGTCGCTGA
- a CDS encoding 3-hydroxyanthranilate 3,4-dioxygenase, with protein sequence MLPNPLNLQAWIEEHRHLLKPPVGNKVIYAGDFIVMVVGGPNARTDYHYDEGPEWFYQLEGEMVLRIQEDGAPRDIPLRAGEIFLLPPRVPHSPQRMPDSVGLVIERKRLPHEQDGLIWFCERCNHKLYEEYFTLHNIETDFPPVFERFYASREHRTCTACGHLNPAPSKYVMPDT encoded by the coding sequence ATGCTGCCCAACCCGCTCAACCTGCAGGCCTGGATCGAAGAACATCGCCACTTGCTGAAGCCGCCCGTCGGCAACAAGGTCATCTACGCCGGCGACTTCATCGTCATGGTGGTGGGCGGCCCGAATGCGCGCACCGACTACCATTACGACGAAGGCCCGGAGTGGTTCTACCAGCTCGAAGGCGAGATGGTGCTGCGTATCCAGGAGGACGGCGCCCCGCGCGACATTCCGTTGCGCGCCGGAGAGATCTTCCTGCTGCCCCCGCGCGTGCCGCACTCGCCACAGCGGATGCCTGATTCCGTCGGCCTGGTCATCGAACGCAAGCGACTGCCGCACGAGCAGGACGGGCTGATATGGTTCTGCGAGCGATGCAACCACAAACTCTACGAAGAATATTTCACCCTGCACAACATCGAGACGGACTTCCCCCCGGTGTTCGAACGGTTTTACGCCTCCCGCGAGCACCGTACCTGCACGGCTTGCGGACACCTGAACCCGGCGCCGTCCAAGTACGTGATGCCGGACACCTGA
- a CDS encoding SDR family oxidoreductase, which yields MDLNLAGRHALVCGASEGIGRAAAVELALLGADVTVLARRATALAEVAAALPLVVEGQRHGALAQDVAETAALEAGVRALVTDRPVHILVNNTGGPPGGRALDAGADDYLAAFQRHLLANQVLASAVVPGMRAAHWGRIINVVSTSVKEPIANLGVSNTIRGAVASWAKTLSKELGADGITVNNVLPGYTRTQRLEQILRDRVQATGKDEAAISAAMLASVPAGRFADAHEVAAAIAFLATPAAAYVNGVSLAVDGGRMQSL from the coding sequence ATGGACTTGAACCTCGCTGGTCGACACGCGCTGGTCTGCGGCGCCTCCGAGGGCATAGGCCGTGCCGCGGCCGTCGAACTCGCACTGCTGGGCGCAGACGTCACGGTGCTGGCCCGTCGCGCGACCGCACTGGCAGAGGTGGCCGCCGCCCTGCCCCTCGTCGTGGAGGGCCAGCGTCACGGCGCGCTCGCGCAGGACGTCGCGGAGACCGCAGCGCTGGAGGCCGGCGTCCGCGCGTTGGTGACCGACCGGCCCGTCCATATCCTGGTCAACAACACCGGCGGCCCACCCGGCGGCCGCGCGCTGGACGCCGGCGCCGACGACTACCTCGCCGCGTTCCAGCGCCACCTGCTGGCGAACCAGGTGCTCGCAAGCGCCGTGGTGCCCGGCATGCGCGCCGCCCATTGGGGCCGGATCATCAACGTGGTCTCCACCTCGGTGAAGGAACCGATCGCCAACCTCGGCGTGTCCAACACCATCCGCGGTGCAGTAGCCAGTTGGGCCAAGACGCTGTCGAAGGAGCTCGGCGCTGACGGCATTACCGTCAACAACGTGCTACCCGGCTATACGCGCACCCAACGGTTGGAGCAGATCCTGCGCGACCGGGTACAGGCGACCGGAAAGGACGAGGCGGCCATCAGCGCCGCCATGCTGGCCAGCGTGCCCGCCGGCCGCTTCGCCGACGCGCACGAGGTGGCGGCCGCGATCGCCTTCCTCGCCACGCCGGCCGCGGCCTATGTCAACGGTGTCAGCCTGGCCGTCGACGGCGGCCGCATGCAGTCGCTCTGA
- the rpsR gene encoding 30S ribosomal protein S18 yields MSKFFRRRKFCKFTAEGVKEIDYKDLNTLRQYLTENGKIVPSRVTGTKSRYQRQLSAAVKRARFLALIPYTDNHDV; encoded by the coding sequence ATGTCCAAGTTCTTCCGTCGCCGCAAGTTCTGCAAGTTCACCGCCGAAGGCGTGAAAGAGATCGACTACAAGGATCTCAACACCCTGCGCCAGTACCTGACCGAGAACGGCAAGATCGTGCCGAGCCGCGTCACCGGCACCAAGTCGCGCTACCAGCGCCAGCTGTCCGCCGCGGTCAAGCGCGCCCGTTTCCTGGCGCTGATCCCGTACACGGACAACCACGACGTGTAA
- a CDS encoding iron-sulfur cluster assembly accessory protein, which translates to MAITLTPVALERVQRFVAQTPGALGLRFGVTRTGCSGWGHVADLARDQRDGDTVFEFAGVRIYVDADSLPLVDGTEIDFAKQGLSETFTFRNPNAAAECGCGESFTTSADAA; encoded by the coding sequence ATGGCCATCACCCTCACCCCGGTCGCACTCGAACGCGTGCAGCGTTTCGTCGCGCAGACGCCGGGCGCGCTGGGCCTGCGGTTCGGGGTTACCCGCACCGGCTGCTCCGGCTGGGGCCATGTGGCGGACCTGGCTCGCGATCAGCGCGACGGCGATACCGTGTTCGAGTTCGCAGGCGTGCGGATCTATGTGGACGCCGACAGCCTGCCGCTGGTGGACGGGACCGAAATCGACTTCGCCAAGCAGGGGCTGTCCGAGACGTTCACCTTCCGCAACCCCAATGCGGCCGCCGAATGCGGCTGCGGCGAGAGCTTCACGACCTCGGCGGACGCCGCCTGA
- a CDS encoding amidohydrolase family protein, which produces MLKIDTHAHFLPRDWPDLAAKYGDVRFPVIHHGDDGRHRIYKDGKFFREIWPKTWDPEERIADYARFGVQVQVISTVPVMFSYWAKPHHALELHQALNDHTAAACRAYPRHYAGIGTVPLQSPRLAVQELERCMDQLGLQGVQIGSHVNDWNLDAPELFEFFQAASELGAAVLVHPWDMMGAASMPKYWLPWLVGMPAEQSRAACCLIFGGVLERLPELKVCFAHGGGSFPYTIGRIEHGFNMRPDLVATDNPRNPRDYLGRVYFDSWVADPRALHYLLDTVGHERVMLGTDYPFPLGEQEPGAGIAALGLDETQQARLYHGTALEWLGLAASRFA; this is translated from the coding sequence ATGCTGAAGATCGATACCCATGCGCACTTCCTGCCTCGCGATTGGCCCGACCTGGCCGCGAAGTACGGGGACGTGCGCTTCCCGGTGATCCACCACGGCGACGACGGCCGCCACCGCATCTACAAAGACGGCAAGTTCTTCCGCGAAATCTGGCCCAAAACCTGGGACCCGGAAGAGCGGATCGCCGACTATGCCCGCTTCGGCGTGCAGGTGCAGGTCATCAGCACCGTGCCGGTGATGTTCAGTTACTGGGCCAAACCGCACCATGCGCTCGAGCTGCACCAGGCCCTCAACGACCACACCGCTGCGGCGTGTCGTGCGTACCCTCGCCATTACGCGGGCATCGGTACAGTGCCGCTGCAATCGCCGCGTTTGGCCGTGCAGGAGTTGGAGCGCTGCATGGACCAGCTCGGCCTGCAGGGCGTGCAGATCGGCAGCCACGTCAACGACTGGAACCTGGACGCGCCTGAGCTGTTCGAGTTCTTCCAGGCGGCCAGCGAACTCGGGGCCGCCGTCCTTGTGCACCCTTGGGACATGATGGGCGCGGCATCGATGCCGAAGTACTGGTTGCCCTGGCTGGTCGGTATGCCCGCGGAACAATCACGCGCGGCCTGCTGCCTGATCTTCGGCGGCGTGCTGGAACGCCTGCCGGAGCTCAAGGTGTGCTTCGCGCACGGCGGCGGCAGCTTCCCCTACACCATCGGCCGCATCGAGCATGGCTTCAACATGCGCCCGGACCTCGTGGCCACCGACAACCCGCGCAACCCGCGCGATTACCTCGGTCGCGTGTACTTCGACTCATGGGTCGCCGACCCGCGCGCCCTGCACTACCTGCTCGACACCGTCGGCCACGAGCGCGTGATGCTGGGTACCGACTACCCGTTTCCGCTGGGCGAACAGGAGCCCGGCGCCGGCATTGCCGCGCTCGGCCTCGACGAAACCCAGCAGGCGCGCCTGTACCACGGCACCGCGCTCGAATGGCTGGGCCTGGCCGCCTCCCGCTTCGCATGA
- the rpsF gene encoding 30S ribosomal protein S6 produces the protein MRHYEVVFLVHPDQSEQVPAMIERYKALIEGGNGTIHRLEDWGRRQLAYPIQNLVKAHYVLLNIEADQAVLNELVESFRFNDAVLRNLVIKRDGPDTEQSLIMKNKDEKGDKPERGERRRRDDDEGEAGNAASTDSDNAEAA, from the coding sequence ATGCGTCACTATGAAGTCGTGTTCCTGGTCCACCCGGACCAGAGCGAGCAGGTGCCGGCCATGATCGAGCGCTACAAGGCGTTGATCGAGGGCGGCAACGGTACGATCCACCGCCTGGAAGACTGGGGCCGCCGTCAGCTGGCGTACCCGATCCAGAACCTGGTGAAGGCCCACTACGTGCTGCTCAACATCGAAGCCGACCAGGCCGTGTTGAACGAGCTGGTCGAGAGCTTCCGCTTCAACGATGCGGTGCTGCGCAACCTGGTCATCAAGCGTGATGGCCCGGATACCGAGCAGTCGCTGATCATGAAGAACAAGGACGAGAAGGGCGACAAGCCCGAGCGTGGCGAGCGTCGTCGCCGTGACGACGATGAAGGCGAGGCCGGCAACGCCGCTTCGACCGATTCCGACAACGCCGAAGCCGCCTAA
- the can gene encoding carbonate dehydratase yields MSDLSELEQLLQNNRDWAARIKQEDPGFFKRLSQQQSPRYLWIGCSDSRVPANQILGLDPGEVFVHRNIANVMSHGDLNALSVVQFAVDILKVEHILLVGHYGCGGVHAAMTGLRVGLADNWLRHVADVAMKHADLLEQVDTESLRHARLCELNVIEQVFNVCQTTVVQDAWARGQPLAIHGWVYSLFDGRVRELGMDVAGAEDLQPAYQRALSSVPPKGKRNE; encoded by the coding sequence ATGTCTGACCTATCCGAACTCGAACAACTGCTGCAGAACAATCGCGACTGGGCCGCCCGCATCAAGCAGGAGGATCCCGGCTTCTTCAAGCGGCTGTCGCAGCAGCAATCCCCGCGCTACCTATGGATCGGTTGCTCCGATTCGCGCGTGCCGGCCAACCAGATCCTCGGCCTGGATCCTGGCGAAGTCTTCGTCCACCGCAACATCGCCAACGTGATGTCGCATGGCGACCTCAATGCGTTGTCGGTGGTGCAGTTCGCCGTCGACATCCTGAAGGTCGAGCACATCCTGCTGGTCGGCCACTATGGCTGCGGCGGCGTGCATGCCGCCATGACCGGCCTGCGCGTGGGCCTGGCCGATAACTGGCTGCGCCACGTGGCCGACGTGGCGATGAAGCACGCGGACCTGCTGGAGCAGGTCGACACCGAATCGCTGCGCCACGCGCGCCTGTGCGAACTCAACGTGATCGAACAGGTCTTCAATGTCTGCCAGACCACGGTGGTCCAGGACGCCTGGGCGCGCGGACAGCCGCTGGCGATCCATGGCTGGGTCTACAGCCTGTTCGACGGTCGCGTACGCGAACTGGGCATGGACGTCGCCGGTGCGGAAGACCTCCAGCCAGCCTACCAACGGGCCTTGTCGAGCGTGCCGCCGAAGGGAAAACGCAATGAGTGA